One genomic window of Candidatus Acidiferrales bacterium includes the following:
- a CDS encoding DUF2905 domain-containing protein: MELLRALGKTVFWFGLLFVAIGVLLMAAPKLPLGRLGRLPGDIVVQRKNFTVYLPLATSLLLSVALTLLFWVLSLFSGKK, encoded by the coding sequence ATGGAACTCTTGCGTGCCCTCGGCAAAACGGTTTTCTGGTTCGGGCTGTTGTTTGTTGCCATTGGCGTATTGCTGATGGCGGCACCCAAGCTGCCGCTTGGCCGGCTGGGCCGCTTGCCCGGCGACATCGTTGTCCAGCGGAAGAATTTCACCGTCTATCTTCCCCTGGCAACCTCGCTCCTCCTGAGCGTTGCCCTGACACTTTTGTTTTGGGTCTTGTCCCTGTTTAGCGGCAAGAAATGA
- the ndk gene encoding nucleoside-diphosphate kinase, which translates to MLVERTLAIVKPDAVRKKLVGEIISRLERAGFTIVAMKMVHLTKAEAEGFYAVHRGKGFFPSLTEFMSSGECVPMILEAENAINKLRDLMGATDPAQAAPGTIRKKFADSIGENIIHGSDGPETAAFEIGYFFSGQQLL; encoded by the coding sequence ATGCTGGTTGAGCGGACGTTGGCGATTGTAAAGCCGGATGCGGTCCGCAAGAAGCTCGTCGGTGAGATCATCAGCCGGCTGGAACGAGCCGGCTTCACCATTGTTGCCATGAAGATGGTTCATCTCACCAAGGCGGAAGCCGAAGGTTTCTACGCTGTCCACCGCGGCAAAGGATTCTTTCCGAGCCTGACGGAATTCATGAGCTCGGGCGAGTGCGTGCCGATGATCCTCGAAGCGGAAAACGCCATCAACAAACTGCGCGACTTGATGGGCGCGACCGATCCCGCCCAAGCTGCCCCAGGCACCATTCGCAAGAAATTCGCCGACTCCATCGGTGAAAATATCATTCACGGCTCCGACGGGCCGGAAACCGCCGCGTTTGAAATCGGATATTTCTTCTCCGGCCAGCAACTGCTCTAA
- a CDS encoding four helix bundle protein gives MPIRTYRDLEVFQEAYSAALKVSRLTKSFPQFEQLEIGRQLRKAVRSVPANIVEGWAKRASASEFKRYLQVAIGSCAETRMWLEMSKDEGYLCEKDYAELNLLYERIGARLARLWKQWTSYPR, from the coding sequence TTGCCTATTCGAACGTATCGCGACCTCGAAGTTTTCCAGGAAGCGTACTCGGCGGCCCTGAAAGTTTCTCGATTGACGAAGAGCTTTCCGCAGTTTGAGCAGTTGGAAATCGGCAGGCAGTTACGCAAAGCAGTGCGGTCTGTTCCCGCTAACATTGTCGAAGGATGGGCCAAGCGGGCATCCGCTTCCGAATTCAAGCGGTATTTGCAGGTGGCCATTGGCTCGTGCGCTGAAACGCGCATGTGGTTGGAGATGAGTAAGGACGAAGGCTATCTTTGCGAGAAAGACTACGCGGAACTAAACCTGCTGTATGAGCGTATTGGAGCGAGGCTAGCTCGTCTCTGGAAACAATGGACGAGCTATCCCCGGTAG
- the sucD gene encoding succinate--CoA ligase subunit alpha, with translation MDETTRVIIQGLTGREGSFHAEQMIAYGTKVVAGVTPGKGGTKHLDVPVFDTVAKAARETGANASVIFVPPAYAADAVLEAADAGLDVVVCVTEGIPTLDMIRVWRVLEGRKTRLIGPNCPGIISPGKCKMGIMPGFIHRPGNVGVVSRSGTLTYEAVAQLTALGIGQSTCIGIGGDPIVGTTFVDAVRLFHEDPETSAIVLIGEIGGNAEEQAAEFIRASVKKSVIAFVAGQTAPPGRRMGHAGAIISGGRGTAAEKMAALKAAGICVVASPAEVGATVAEMLKKEVGKSEVRGQK, from the coding sequence GTGGATGAAACAACACGCGTGATTATTCAAGGTCTGACCGGCCGCGAAGGATCGTTCCATGCCGAGCAAATGATTGCCTATGGAACGAAGGTTGTCGCCGGAGTTACGCCGGGCAAGGGCGGGACCAAGCACCTGGATGTCCCTGTTTTTGACACAGTCGCCAAGGCAGCGCGCGAGACCGGCGCGAATGCTTCGGTGATCTTTGTTCCGCCGGCTTATGCGGCTGATGCGGTGCTCGAAGCGGCTGATGCTGGGCTCGATGTGGTCGTTTGCGTGACGGAAGGCATACCGACCCTGGATATGATTCGCGTCTGGCGCGTGCTCGAAGGCCGCAAGACGCGGCTTATCGGGCCGAACTGCCCTGGGATCATCTCGCCCGGCAAGTGCAAGATGGGGATCATGCCCGGGTTCATTCACCGGCCAGGAAACGTCGGCGTGGTGAGCCGCTCGGGGACGCTGACCTATGAGGCGGTGGCGCAGTTGACGGCGCTCGGCATCGGGCAGTCCACCTGCATCGGCATTGGCGGCGACCCGATCGTCGGAACCACCTTTGTGGATGCCGTGCGGCTGTTCCACGAAGACCCCGAAACCAGCGCCATCGTGCTGATCGGCGAAATCGGCGGGAACGCCGAAGAGCAGGCGGCGGAATTCATCCGGGCGAGCGTGAAAAAGTCCGTGATCGCATTTGTGGCGGGCCAGACCGCTCCGCCCGGACGCCGCATGGGACATGCCGGGGCTATCATCTCGGGCGGCCGCGGAACTGCGGCCGAGAAAATGGCTGCGCTCAAGGCGGCGGGCATTTGCGTTGTGGCCAGCCCGGCTGAGGTCGGGGCAACGGTGGCTGAAATGTTGAAAAAGGAAGTAGGGAAGTCGGAAGTCAGAGGTCAGAAATAG